Proteins from a single region of Runella sp. SP2:
- a CDS encoding DUF2911 domain-containing protein, with amino-acid sequence MKKVAVLLLSLISLGSMAQGIKTPAPSPTQTLKQDFALSSIEINYSRPAAKGRKVFGDLVPFGKIWRTGANGATKITFGEDVKVGGMPVKAGSYAIYSVPNANEWEIIINKGANNSGLTGYKTEDDVARFKVKPMQLPMNIESFTIMLGNLTASSASVQILWETTAVEFPVVADIDSKIMAQINSAMTVDSRPYFQAASYYFDNGKDINKALEWANKAVEAQPTAFWVLHLKAKVQAKAGDKAGAKSTAMKSIELAKEAKNDDYVVLNQKLIATL; translated from the coding sequence ATGAAAAAAGTCGCTGTACTTCTTTTGTCCCTCATTTCGTTGGGGTCAATGGCGCAAGGAATCAAGACGCCTGCTCCTAGTCCAACCCAAACCCTCAAGCAAGATTTTGCTCTTTCTTCTATCGAAATCAACTACTCACGCCCTGCTGCGAAAGGCCGTAAAGTATTTGGTGACTTAGTGCCTTTCGGAAAAATCTGGAGAACAGGTGCCAATGGCGCTACAAAAATTACGTTTGGCGAAGATGTAAAAGTAGGTGGAATGCCCGTAAAAGCAGGTTCGTATGCTATCTATTCAGTGCCTAATGCCAACGAATGGGAAATCATCATCAACAAAGGTGCAAACAATTCAGGTTTGACAGGTTACAAAACGGAAGACGATGTAGCTCGTTTTAAAGTGAAGCCAATGCAGTTGCCAATGAACATCGAATCGTTCACAATTATGTTGGGCAATTTGACGGCTTCATCGGCAAGTGTACAAATTTTGTGGGAGACGACAGCGGTTGAATTCCCTGTTGTAGCCGATATCGACAGCAAAATTATGGCGCAAATCAACTCAGCCATGACTGTAGATAGCCGTCCCTATTTCCAAGCGGCTAGTTATTATTTCGACAACGGAAAAGACATCAACAAAGCGTTGGAGTGGGCAAATAAAGCGGTAGAAGCGCAGCCTACGGCGTTTTGGGTGTTGCACTTGAAAGCGAAAGTTCAAGCAAAAGCAGGTGACAAAGCAGGCGCAAAATCAACTGCTATGAAGTCTATTGAATTGGCCAAAGAAGCTAAAAATGACGATTACGTAGTACTTAATCAGAAGTTGATTGCTACACTTTAG
- the gatC gene encoding Asp-tRNA(Asn)/Glu-tRNA(Gln) amidotransferase subunit GatC gives MQIDKDTLHKIAHLARLEVKPEEEAPLLKSLESVLSWMEQLDELDTTGVAPLTHISAEINVMREDVVGNHLPREQALVNAPSQDGTYFRVPKVIE, from the coding sequence ATGCAAATAGATAAAGATACGCTTCACAAGATTGCGCATTTGGCGCGTTTGGAAGTGAAACCCGAAGAAGAAGCTCCGTTGTTGAAAAGCCTAGAGAGCGTGTTGTCGTGGATGGAGCAGTTGGATGAATTAGACACGACAGGTGTAGCCCCTTTGACTCACATATCGGCCGAAATCAACGTGATGCGTGAAGATGTGGTCGGAAATCACTTGCCAAGAGAGCAAGCGTTGGTAAATGCGCCTTCGCAAGACGGAACGTACTTCCGTGTGCCTAAGGTGATTGAATAA
- a CDS encoding RNA polymerase sigma factor, which yields MKTVADPINVSQPLDEQAFGQLYDAYYSKIFGYAFRRVGDYDIARDVAAETFLKAFLNLKKYRFEGHHISAWLYKIATNEIKLFFRNQKYRPDLFGQLSDDMLSDRELLTVFEREKNEAERQMADYEAFADVQRHLKTLDIKYQEVIALKYFEEKSIAEISLILDKPEGTVKSLLSRGIDYLRQKCG from the coding sequence TTGAAAACCGTCGCTGACCCCATAAACGTCTCCCAACCCCTCGATGAACAGGCATTTGGGCAACTCTACGATGCGTATTATTCCAAAATTTTTGGATACGCTTTTCGTCGGGTGGGAGATTATGACATTGCCCGCGATGTGGCCGCCGAAACGTTCTTGAAGGCATTTTTAAACCTAAAAAAGTACCGTTTTGAAGGCCATCACATTTCGGCTTGGTTGTACAAAATTGCCACCAACGAAATCAAGCTCTTTTTTCGTAACCAAAAATACCGCCCCGATTTGTTTGGACAGTTGTCGGACGATATGCTTTCTGACCGCGAACTGCTCACAGTTTTTGAACGCGAAAAGAACGAAGCCGAACGCCAAATGGCCGACTATGAAGCATTTGCCGACGTACAGCGTCACCTCAAAACCCTTGACATCAAGTACCAAGAGGTGATTGCACTCAAATATTTTGAAGAAAAAAGCATTGCTGAAATCAGTCTTATTTTAGACAAGCCCGAAGGAACAGTCAAGTCGCTGTTGTCGCGGGGCATCGACTATTTACGGCAAAAATGCGGCTAA
- a CDS encoding TonB-dependent receptor yields the protein MSIKYDKHIGTKQKALRINLDRRIYGSFAEIGAGQDTAAHFFKAGGASGTIAKTMSAYDMKFSDEIYGPEPSGRYVVESRLMKMIQHEYDLVEQRLAEKRGADSLFFAFANTVVALNYQKSNEGHGWLGLRFQLTPRAPYNDVVIHIKMLDNDSILQQQALGVIGVNLIYACFNYYKSPETLLMSLMDDLGPDRVHIDMIRIQGPDFNHVDNRLLSLYLVKHGFTEVAMFGPDGQVLQPSEALYKKHILLLRGRLRPITNVHIDMLRNGLKQFKAEPDVDEKKVMMVAELTLQNLRGLEKDINEKDFLDRVDVLSSIGQTVMISNYHEYHRLVAFLAKTTRLKIGLVLGVPNLEYIFEESYYQNLPGGILESFSTLFSRNVKLFVYPTFKNGKLYNCQNFELSTNLQPLFHYLVCNDKIEDIRDYNEDNLRISTDRVLELIKRGEPGWEESVPTEVAEMIKNKCLFGFPCVVYEPKMAAHIHQAVGNL from the coding sequence ATGAGCATCAAGTACGATAAACACATAGGCACCAAACAAAAAGCCCTTCGCATCAACTTAGACCGCCGCATTTATGGCTCTTTTGCCGAAATTGGGGCGGGCCAAGATACTGCCGCTCACTTTTTTAAGGCAGGAGGTGCTTCAGGAACCATCGCCAAAACCATGTCGGCCTACGACATGAAGTTTAGCGACGAAATCTACGGTCCCGAACCCAGCGGTCGCTACGTGGTAGAATCGCGCTTGATGAAAATGATTCAGCACGAGTATGACCTCGTCGAACAACGCTTGGCCGAAAAACGCGGCGCCGATAGTTTGTTTTTTGCCTTTGCCAATACCGTCGTTGCCCTCAATTACCAAAAAAGTAACGAAGGCCACGGCTGGCTCGGACTGCGTTTTCAACTCACGCCCCGCGCTCCGTACAACGACGTAGTGATTCACATCAAAATGCTCGACAACGACAGCATTTTGCAACAACAAGCCTTGGGAGTGATTGGGGTGAATTTGATTTATGCTTGTTTTAATTACTACAAATCGCCCGAAACTCTATTGATGTCGTTGATGGATGACCTCGGCCCCGACCGCGTCCATATCGACATGATTCGGATTCAAGGACCTGATTTTAACCACGTTGACAACCGACTTTTGAGTTTATATTTGGTCAAACACGGCTTTACCGAAGTAGCCATGTTTGGCCCCGACGGGCAAGTATTGCAGCCGTCAGAAGCCCTCTACAAAAAACATATTTTGTTATTACGCGGGCGACTTCGCCCCATCACCAACGTCCACATCGATATGCTTCGCAATGGCCTTAAACAGTTTAAGGCCGAACCCGACGTGGACGAGAAAAAAGTGATGATGGTAGCTGAGCTGACACTCCAAAACCTCCGTGGCCTCGAAAAAGACATCAACGAGAAGGATTTCCTCGACCGCGTGGACGTGCTGAGCTCGATTGGTCAAACGGTAATGATTTCCAACTACCACGAGTATCACCGTTTGGTGGCATTTTTGGCCAAAACCACCCGCCTCAAAATTGGGTTGGTTTTGGGGGTTCCTAATTTGGAGTACATTTTTGAAGAAAGTTATTACCAAAACCTTCCAGGTGGCATTTTGGAGTCGTTTTCGACCTTGTTTAGTCGCAACGTGAAGCTGTTTGTGTATCCTACATTTAAAAACGGGAAGCTTTACAACTGCCAAAACTTCGAATTGTCCACCAATTTGCAGCCGCTTTTCCACTATTTGGTCTGCAACGATAAAATCGAGGACATCCGCGACTACAACGAAGACAACCTACGGATTTCAACCGACCGCGTTCTCGAACTCATCAAGCGAGGCGAACCTGGCTGGGAAGAAAGCGTACCGACCGAAGTTGCCGAAATGATTAAAAACAAGTGTCTGTTTGGGTTTCCGTGCGTAGTGTATGAGCCCAAAATGGCCGCCCACATTCACCAAGCGGTAGGGAATTTGTAA
- a CDS encoding PIN domain-containing protein, with translation MCLHFPSQLQNFVHLSVVEASIEIRKRHKTKLPDAIIAATALVYGLVLISRNVSDFKSIDGLQVIDPHLL, from the coding sequence ATGTGTTTACATTTTCCTAGTCAACTGCAAAACTTCGTACACTTGAGTGTGGTAGAGGCAAGTATCGAAATCCGAAAAAGACATAAGACCAAGTTACCAGATGCTATCATTGCCGCTACGGCTCTTGTTTATGGCTTAGTGTTAATCTCTCGTAATGTCTCCGATTTTAAAAGTATTGATGGTTTACAAGTTATTGACCCACATCTATTGTAA
- a CDS encoding glycosyltransferase family 2 protein yields the protein MKLSVVIPAYNEQDSLPQTLGTLYQTLSKYDIPHEIWVTNDNSKDKTLQVLQELSKEIPTLVYETNPGPNGFGYAVRYGLERFSGDCVAVFMADLSDDPEDLVKFYKKMVEGNYDAVFGSRWGKGGNVYDYPTIKKVINRLANFIIRMVMGIKYNDTTNAFKLYKRETMEGLKPFLSPHFNLTVELPLKAIVRGYSYAVVPNSWTNRKYGESKLKIKEMGSRYFFILMYCFIEKTFSRGDYRKKN from the coding sequence ATGAAATTAAGCGTTGTCATACCCGCCTATAACGAACAAGATTCTTTGCCACAAACATTAGGCACGTTATACCAAACGTTGTCGAAGTACGACATCCCGCACGAGATTTGGGTGACCAACGACAACTCAAAAGATAAAACTTTACAGGTTTTACAAGAGCTGTCAAAAGAAATTCCGACCTTAGTTTATGAAACCAACCCAGGTCCGAATGGTTTTGGATACGCCGTTCGCTATGGCCTTGAGCGTTTTTCGGGCGACTGCGTGGCGGTTTTTATGGCCGATTTGTCTGATGACCCAGAAGATTTGGTGAAGTTTTACAAAAAAATGGTCGAAGGAAACTACGACGCAGTGTTTGGGTCGCGTTGGGGAAAAGGGGGTAATGTCTATGACTATCCGACGATAAAAAAAGTCATCAACCGTTTGGCCAATTTTATCATTCGGATGGTGATGGGCATTAAGTACAACGATACCACCAATGCCTTCAAACTCTACAAACGCGAAACCATGGAAGGGCTCAAGCCTTTTCTTTCTCCCCATTTTAACCTAACGGTAGAATTGCCGCTCAAAGCAATTGTGCGAGGATACAGCTACGCCGTGGTTCCTAACAGCTGGACTAATCGTAAGTACGGCGAGTCGAAACTCAAAATCAAAGAAATGGGAAGTCGTTACTTCTTTATTTTGATGTACTGTTTTATCGAAAAAACGTTCTCTCGCGGCGATTATCGTAAGAAAAACTAA
- a CDS encoding glycosyltransferase encodes MKVSVCVPTFNHEKYIAQMLEGALMQQTTFPFEIVVGDDASTDAAPRIIREYAERFPDKIRAYLHPENLGPKEPREFGGRNNVLFLLKACQGDYVALCEGDDYWTDPLKLQKQVDFMEAHPDFAICHHNLEVIYEDNSPSHPFNEPDQKAVSTVKDVLEDRWFIGTASLLYRNFFRNEDFAEWHHRAAAGDWALVIQLAARGKIGYLSETMGKYRKHRGGLSHVHATTNPYFLRNRRQMFADVNEWLDFIYDDTVQKTLQYYDRLLEKIGN; translated from the coding sequence ATGAAAGTTAGCGTTTGTGTTCCCACCTTCAACCACGAAAAGTACATTGCACAAATGCTCGAAGGTGCGTTGATGCAGCAAACGACCTTTCCGTTTGAAATTGTGGTGGGTGACGATGCTTCTACTGACGCCGCCCCGCGCATCATTCGGGAATACGCTGAGCGGTTTCCTGACAAAATTAGGGCGTATCTGCATCCCGAAAACTTAGGGCCGAAAGAGCCTCGGGAGTTTGGGGGACGAAACAACGTGCTTTTTTTGCTTAAAGCTTGCCAAGGCGACTATGTGGCGCTTTGTGAAGGCGATGATTATTGGACCGACCCGCTGAAGCTGCAAAAGCAAGTCGATTTTATGGAAGCTCACCCCGATTTTGCCATTTGTCACCATAATTTGGAGGTGATTTACGAAGATAATTCGCCGAGCCACCCTTTTAATGAACCTGACCAAAAGGCAGTTTCTACGGTAAAAGATGTGTTGGAAGACCGTTGGTTTATTGGAACGGCCAGTTTACTGTACCGAAATTTTTTCCGTAACGAAGATTTTGCGGAATGGCATCATCGCGCGGCGGCGGGCGATTGGGCGTTGGTGATTCAATTGGCTGCGCGCGGGAAAATTGGGTATTTGTCCGAAACGATGGGAAAATATCGAAAACACCGTGGAGGACTCAGCCATGTTCACGCAACGACCAACCCTTACTTTCTCCGAAACCGACGCCAAATGTTTGCTGATGTAAACGAATGGCTTGATTTTATTTACGACGATACTGTTCAGAAAACCTTGCAGTATTACGACCGTTTACTGGAAAAAATTGGAAATTAG
- a CDS encoding glycosyltransferase family 2 protein, producing the protein MIKVSVAILTYNQKEFIGKAIESALSQKTNFDIEILVGDDCSTDGAQETILAYQEKYPDKVKAVLHSKNLGQNGLFNTIETLKLAKGTYIAPMDGDDYWTDDQKLQRQVDFMEAHPDFSACFHNALITYEDGTPSHELNAPDQKEVITAADLVGEDEIWFMATSAVMFKNGIMHYPEWFLKSSSGDIPRYVILAKHGPIGYVPGVMSVYRKNRGGASFKDHYRDARFLYNRIAMYEGIDKELEYRHHSLLRLNIARYYRMLLDARQYQKSYFRRARLALKYLQLGQPPREISKEIIRDYVLPKWMMNVYSFFALLPHRLKESSR; encoded by the coding sequence ATGATTAAAGTAAGCGTTGCGATTCTTACGTACAACCAGAAAGAATTTATTGGCAAAGCCATTGAAAGTGCGTTGTCCCAGAAAACAAATTTCGATATTGAAATATTGGTAGGAGACGATTGCTCGACGGATGGTGCGCAAGAAACCATACTCGCTTACCAAGAAAAATATCCTGATAAAGTAAAGGCTGTTTTGCATTCCAAAAATTTGGGGCAAAATGGCCTTTTCAATACCATCGAAACCCTCAAATTGGCCAAAGGAACGTACATTGCCCCGATGGACGGGGACGATTACTGGACCGACGACCAGAAACTGCAACGCCAAGTCGATTTCATGGAGGCGCATCCTGATTTTTCGGCTTGTTTTCATAATGCCCTCATTACCTACGAAGACGGTACGCCCTCACACGAACTCAATGCACCCGACCAGAAAGAGGTCATTACGGCGGCCGATTTGGTCGGGGAAGACGAAATTTGGTTCATGGCCACGTCGGCGGTGATGTTTAAAAATGGCATTATGCACTACCCCGAGTGGTTTTTGAAATCGTCGAGTGGAGATATTCCGCGTTACGTGATTTTGGCCAAACACGGCCCAATTGGGTACGTACCAGGCGTAATGTCTGTGTATCGAAAAAATAGAGGAGGGGCAAGTTTTAAAGACCACTACCGCGATGCGCGCTTTTTGTACAACCGAATTGCGATGTACGAAGGCATTGATAAAGAATTAGAGTATCGCCACCACTCGCTGTTGCGGCTCAACATCGCGCGTTACTACCGAATGCTTCTCGATGCCCGACAGTATCAAAAAAGCTACTTCCGCCGCGCAAGGTTGGCGTTGAAATACCTTCAATTGGGACAACCTCCTCGCGAAATTTCCAAAGAAATTATCCGAGATTACGTGCTTCCAAAGTGGATGATGAACGTTTATAGCTTCTTTGCGCTATTACCTCACCGTTTGAAAGAATCTTCCCGATGA
- a CDS encoding phytanoyl-CoA dioxygenase family protein, whose product MSTLAEQFRQDGFLLIRNFLDKSVVENIYREAREIFAVQIKHVTGRTVDINDRDAFENAMFEFFEKDFTAFRNTGVTVQHSLSLHQFAVSEKIVNLLKEVGIEQPVIGARPAMQFNSRFLSKDGSKHWKLDAHQDWRTGQGSLDSTVIWFPMVDAGADLGALQVIPRSHTWGLLESSTSGYQGGITAQLNDEDFVQTEFQVGDLLIFSAFLVHQSGNNITNNIRWSVQLRYNNLAEATFIERGYPMAYIYKPEAELVTPNFPTVEQLEAVFASPTPAV is encoded by the coding sequence ATGTCAACATTAGCAGAGCAATTTCGTCAAGATGGGTTTTTACTCATTCGCAACTTCTTAGATAAAAGCGTGGTGGAAAACATCTACCGCGAAGCACGTGAAATATTTGCCGTTCAGATAAAGCACGTTACGGGGCGTACCGTTGATATTAATGACCGTGATGCTTTCGAAAACGCGATGTTTGAGTTTTTTGAAAAAGATTTTACGGCCTTTAGAAATACAGGCGTTACGGTTCAGCATAGCTTGTCGCTTCACCAGTTTGCGGTAAGTGAAAAAATTGTCAATCTCTTAAAAGAAGTTGGCATCGAGCAGCCCGTTATTGGCGCTCGTCCTGCCATGCAATTCAATAGCCGTTTTCTATCAAAAGACGGTAGTAAGCACTGGAAACTCGATGCCCACCAAGATTGGCGTACGGGTCAAGGCTCGCTCGATAGTACGGTGATTTGGTTTCCGATGGTGGACGCAGGTGCCGATTTAGGCGCGTTACAAGTAATTCCGCGTAGTCACACTTGGGGACTGTTGGAGTCGAGTACGTCGGGATATCAAGGAGGAATTACCGCTCAACTGAACGACGAGGATTTTGTCCAAACCGAATTCCAAGTAGGAGATTTGTTGATTTTCTCAGCATTCTTGGTACACCAATCGGGCAATAATATCACTAATAACATTCGCTGGTCGGTGCAGCTTCGTTATAACAACTTGGCCGAAGCTACTTTTATTGAAAGAGGTTATCCAATGGCGTATATATACAAACCAGAGGCTGAATTGGTGACACCAAATTTTCCAACTGTAGAACAACTTGAAGCTGTTTTTGCTTCACCAACACCTGCCGTATGA
- a CDS encoding class I SAM-dependent methyltransferase, which translates to MTHTQFLASLVCPKTGQPLQVAEDGQSLTAPDGTVYPVLDSNIIDMVHPRELFEDDAREQHLYDQAYQRYDRGVSWVFETLNHSDEAATRQFMIGLMNLQPGQTVLEVGAGTGKDSALIIEQISPGGTAVLSDLSPNMLRLATQKLKAEDVNIHFFLGNGSYLPFADGTFDSVFHFGGINTFSERKKAFTELTRVVKVGGKVVIGDESMAPWLRNEPTYQTLWKANPLFRAEVPIADLPANVENFKLHYIFGNCFYVMEYTVAAKAPEIDIDLPIPGKDFVDNWRLRAEKA; encoded by the coding sequence ATGACACATACTCAATTCCTTGCTTCATTGGTTTGCCCTAAAACGGGACAGCCGCTACAAGTTGCCGAAGATGGCCAATCGCTTACCGCTCCCGATGGCACAGTTTATCCTGTGTTGGATTCAAACATCATCGACATGGTGCATCCGCGTGAGTTGTTTGAGGATGATGCCCGCGAGCAGCATCTCTACGACCAAGCGTATCAACGCTATGACCGCGGCGTTTCGTGGGTGTTTGAAACATTGAATCACTCTGATGAAGCGGCTACTCGCCAATTTATGATTGGATTGATGAACTTGCAACCTGGCCAAACTGTGCTTGAAGTAGGAGCAGGAACTGGAAAAGATTCGGCCTTGATTATTGAGCAAATTAGCCCAGGCGGAACGGCAGTATTGTCGGATCTTTCACCCAATATGTTGCGACTTGCTACGCAGAAATTGAAGGCCGAGGACGTAAATATTCATTTCTTTTTGGGAAATGGTTCGTACTTGCCTTTTGCGGACGGTACGTTTGATTCTGTATTTCACTTTGGGGGAATCAATACATTTTCGGAACGTAAAAAAGCCTTTACGGAACTTACTCGGGTGGTGAAAGTAGGAGGAAAAGTAGTGATTGGAGACGAAAGTATGGCGCCGTGGCTTCGCAACGAACCTACGTACCAGACACTTTGGAAAGCCAACCCGTTGTTCCGTGCCGAGGTGCCCATCGCCGATTTGCCTGCCAACGTTGAAAACTTCAAATTGCACTATATTTTTGGCAACTGCTTTTATGTGATGGAATATACCGTCGCTGCCAAAGCTCCTGAAATTGACATTGATTTGCCAATCCCAGGCAAAGATTTTGTGGATAACTGGCGTTTGAGAGCAGAAAAAGCCTAG
- a CDS encoding glycosyltransferase, whose amino-acid sequence MTSKYVILIPQYNDWEALNLLIERINQDVVAELLATTSLVIVDDCSSQDLEHLVAFRGQQVQIVRLYRNLGHQRAIAIGLSYIAKEVSCEKVIVMDADGEDAPKDINALVAASEKAPDRIVFAQRTKRQESFTFRFFYGIYKFIFRQLTGKVITFGNFSLIPQRRLQNLVRVSEIWNNFPGGIIRSRIPYVAIPTERGKRLAGESKMNFVSLVLHGLSTISVLIDVTAVRILIFSIGMSLAALLVICVVLFLKWMNDASPGWASTLSSALLIVVLQSFLISLFLVFMVLQYRTQQQFIPVLQYRDFIEKVEDIS is encoded by the coding sequence ATGACTTCAAAATACGTCATACTCATACCGCAATACAACGATTGGGAGGCGTTAAACCTGCTTATCGAACGCATTAATCAAGACGTAGTGGCCGAATTGTTGGCCACTACGTCTTTGGTTATTGTAGATGATTGTTCTAGTCAAGATTTAGAACATTTGGTGGCGTTTCGGGGGCAACAGGTGCAAATTGTGCGTCTATATCGCAATTTGGGACATCAACGAGCTATTGCGATTGGGTTGTCTTACATCGCCAAAGAGGTATCGTGCGAAAAAGTGATTGTGATGGATGCCGATGGCGAAGATGCTCCTAAAGACATTAACGCCCTAGTCGCGGCTTCAGAAAAAGCACCTGACCGTATTGTGTTTGCGCAACGTACCAAACGCCAAGAGAGCTTTACTTTTCGTTTTTTCTACGGTATTTATAAATTTATCTTTCGTCAGTTGACGGGGAAAGTGATTACGTTTGGAAACTTCTCATTGATTCCGCAGCGACGTTTGCAAAACCTTGTGCGCGTCTCTGAAATATGGAACAATTTTCCTGGGGGTATTATTAGATCACGGATTCCGTATGTAGCCATTCCTACCGAGCGGGGAAAACGTTTGGCGGGTGAAAGCAAGATGAATTTTGTGTCGCTGGTATTGCACGGACTGAGTACGATTTCGGTGCTGATTGACGTAACGGCAGTTCGCATTTTAATCTTCTCGATTGGGATGTCATTGGCGGCGTTGTTGGTCATTTGTGTCGTATTGTTTTTGAAATGGATGAACGACGCCTCGCCAGGGTGGGCATCTACGCTCAGTTCGGCCTTGTTGATTGTGGTACTTCAATCGTTTTTGATTTCGCTTTTTCTTGTTTTTATGGTGCTTCAATACCGTACCCAACAGCAATTTATTCCCGTGCTTCAGTACCGCGATTTTATTGAGAAAGTAGAAGACATAAGTTAA
- a CDS encoding NAD-dependent epimerase/dehydratase family protein → MNIALVTGSAGLIGSESVAFFADKFDLVIGVDNNLRQYFFGQDGNTEWNRNRLQDAYTNYKHYSADIREVSQLEPIFKEYGADIKLIVHAAAQPSHDWAAREPFTDFGVNAVGTLNMLEMTRQNCPEAVFIFTSTNKVYGDNPNYLPLVELESRWEISEDHAYFKNGIDEHHSLDHTKHSIFGASKVAADIMCQEYGRYFGMKVGVFRGGCLTGPNHSGAQLHGFLAYLMKCTITGNPYTIFGYKGKQVRDNIHSYDLVNMFWHFYQNPRPGEAYNAGGGRYANCSMLEAIAICEKIAGKKLTYHYSETNRIGDHIWYVSDLTKFKSHYPDWNWTYNLEQTLVQIHDGIAARLAMTV, encoded by the coding sequence ATGAACATTGCACTTGTCACTGGTTCGGCTGGATTGATTGGAAGCGAGTCGGTCGCTTTTTTTGCTGATAAATTTGACCTCGTGATTGGGGTAGATAATAATTTACGTCAATATTTCTTTGGGCAAGACGGAAATACGGAATGGAACCGTAACCGTTTGCAAGATGCGTACACGAATTATAAGCACTACAGCGCTGATATCCGTGAAGTGAGCCAGTTGGAGCCCATTTTTAAAGAATATGGTGCCGACATTAAGCTAATCGTTCATGCCGCGGCTCAACCAAGCCACGACTGGGCGGCACGTGAGCCTTTTACTGACTTCGGAGTAAACGCGGTCGGAACGCTCAACATGCTTGAAATGACCCGCCAAAACTGCCCAGAGGCGGTATTTATTTTTACTTCGACCAACAAAGTATATGGCGATAACCCTAATTACTTGCCATTGGTAGAACTAGAGAGCCGTTGGGAGATTTCGGAAGACCACGCATATTTCAAAAATGGTATTGACGAACACCATAGCCTTGACCATACCAAACACTCTATTTTTGGAGCGTCGAAAGTAGCGGCAGATATTATGTGCCAAGAGTACGGCCGTTATTTTGGCATGAAAGTAGGGGTATTCCGTGGTGGATGTTTGACTGGTCCTAACCACTCAGGTGCGCAGTTGCACGGATTTTTGGCGTATTTGATGAAGTGTACGATTACGGGTAACCCTTACACTATTTTTGGTTACAAAGGAAAGCAAGTCCGTGACAATATCCACAGCTACGACTTGGTGAATATGTTCTGGCATTTTTACCAAAACCCACGTCCAGGAGAAGCCTACAACGCAGGCGGTGGCCGCTATGCCAACTGCTCAATGTTGGAAGCTATCGCGATTTGTGAGAAAATTGCGGGTAAAAAATTGACATATCATTACTCAGAAACCAACCGTATCGGTGACCACATTTGGTACGTAAGTGACTTGACGAAATTTAAGAGCCACTACCCAGATTGGAACTGGACTTATAACCTTGAACAAACACTTGTTCAAATCCACGACGGTATCGCCGCTCGTTTGGCGATGACGGTGTAG